The Macrobrachium nipponense isolate FS-2020 chromosome 8, ASM1510439v2, whole genome shotgun sequence nucleotide sequence AAACAGGACTTTCAGGGACCTGACGACTCCGTTTTCGTCAGGATACAACTCGAGGATTCTGCTGAGGGACCACTGACTGCGTTTATGCTGGTCCGTTTTCACCAGCACGAGGTCGCCTACACGTAGTGCAGTCGGGGGGGAGGTCTCGCAGGTCATGACGTTCTTGCAGAATTTCAGGTATCCTTCCCTCCAGTACTTTCTTAAGCGGTTTGTGAGGAACCACGGGTGGTAATAAGTGAACATCTCCATGGATGAGGTGCGATGAGGTGGGGGTGTTTCGTCCTCACACATGTCTCCCGGGTACATCATAGGGCGGTTATTGACTACAGCTTCGGCTTCTTCGATTAGGGTTCTGAGTTGTTCCTCGATGAACAGATTTCGTCGTAACGTCATAGCAAGCGTCCACTTTACAATCCCAATCAGTCTTTCAAAAAAATCCCCCTTCCCAGGGAGATCGGGGGGTTTTAAAAACCCACTTGATTCCCGTGCTGCGCAGGAATGCTCTTGTAACATCCTCGTCATACACCTCTTAGAGAAAGGTGCTTGAGATCCTGAAGGTCATAGCAGCATAATCGCTGTAGACAGTTGAAGGAGCACCATGGGTGGCTGCGAAGCGTCGTAGTAGCAGAACAAATGTATGGGTGTCCAGGGCGCTGCAGTAATTGAGATATACGGCATGGCTGGCCAAGGAGGTGATGATGAGAATGTGCCTCACTCCTCCTCCTATGGGTATGGCGCCCGGGTGGTCTACTCCTACCTTCTCAAAGGGACGTATCATGAGTGCTCTGTCGGTCGGGAGGGTTGGAGGTGGTGGTTGTTGGAGAAGAGGTCTGAAGGCTAACATGCATGCTCTGCATCTCCCCACTACTTTCTTGGCAGCAGCCCTCAATCCAGGGCTCCAACATTCCTGTGGGAAAAGTCATTAAAACATTAACTCCACAATGCATGTGAGTTTCATGAAGATGGGTGAGATACAATGATACTAAAGTACCCTTGGAGGGCAACAGTAATAGCTAATTTTTTGTATTAGTAAGATTAAATAATCTATTTCGTGTGAAAATTATGCCATTACACACGACTAAGCTTAATTGTTTGATGAAATTATTAATGTGAGTGGGTACAGGCACGCCACCCTCCAACTTACTACACACGTAGGAAGGTGGTGTCTTTGTTTTAAGTAAACTAACTTCAAGAAAGAGTCTGCTTTACAGTACCCAAATTTCAATACTAGAGACAACTTTCATAAGTTGTGTGAAGCCTACTTTACTCCCCTGCAATTTCCACAATTCAGTGGGTGGAGTTAAAGTTCCTTCTTCCCTGAGTTCCCTCAGGGCAACCGTGATCACATTTTGTCGTTTTGGAGATTCTTCCTCTTCAACACCTGGTTCAGGGGTGCCCTCACAGCATAGAAAGGGCAGTCCTTCATGCCACAGGCGGTGTACTTTCAAATCGTGCAATGTTGAACCTCTGGTCAAAATGCCAGCTGGATTCTGCTTCGTGGGGATGTACTTCATCCTGATACCACACGTTCCTGATGGATCGAAATAATCTCCCCAACTTGATTAGAAATTAGCGTGGTTTTACTTCCCGTGCGGCTACCTACCCAGGTCTTAGCTACTTTGCTGTCAGTCCAGAGCATTATGGTGATAAAGCTAAATAATTTACAAAGATGCTTTCCCAATCTAAATCCTAATAATAGTGCTAATAGTTCTAactttatggaggagttatgggagttccatttgacaacgtcctagagagagagagagagagtaattggtggttggatggttaacgattgaattggctgttgttgagtcctgggttgtctgctggtgcagctggagttagttgttagagttctgtgtttcagTCAGTTTTTGGTCAGAATCGGTGATGATTGGTAGTGTCGGCAGCGGTCTGTGaagtgttgaaggcattgaaagtcagttgagttttgtgttttgttgtttagttgttgtaaagttgatattgtttgctttagagttgttgtgcctgtgctgttggatttaTTGTGCTTatgagtttttgttgagttatatgtgagctgttgtggttgttgagggttgttgttggtgagctgttgtgatttcttggtgttgttagtgggtgtgtgtgtttgcttgttgtgttgttgtaagtgattgtttgtgcagtggtcttttgttgtggttgttttccttgtttgttgttgtgttgtggggttgtggtccttgggtgttatggttcttgtctttgttgttgttggtatctccgcaACCTTGActggcagacagcacagcatagcccggagtatttggagttgggtgagtacatgtgtttgtgtttttttgtttgttctgtgtaggtaggtcaattgtcctgcttgtattcGGTAgtataaagaggaaagtgtgactgatgGTGAGTTTGGTAGCCAGGtgatgttatattattaataattattcagtaattatgataattgtatTGTTGAGAACGCTACCAACAGTTCCATGATTCCTAATGCCACTGCCAGATGTCGGcgtgagttgttgttgttgtaatccCGCTCAGTACAATAAAGTTAAGTTGTTACATGTgagtttatatcatgaatatcaccTCCAATATACAACATCAAGACAGGTTGATTATGTttatgtgggggtggggggaggatttTGCTTGCTtctttttaagcttgtgatcctgccacattattttttggcgcccgaacagggactgtagGTACGGCAGCTGCAGGATGATTGGgttagtgagttgtgtgattggtggagaaagtgaggatggaagggttgaaggagatggagtggctgaaggaggagttgtggTTGGGAGGgaaagctaaggaaagattggaagtggagaatgagaggttgagggtagagtgtgaggagttgaagagcgagttagaggaaatgagaggaatgttaaggagtgcaaaagtggaaatgaaagaagaggtgaaaagagCGGAAGAGAggatggttgagaaaatggacaaaaaattcggggtaatgatgaatgcagtgcaggagatgatgaagggggtcatgggagagggagctgtaggaggtaggcctactgggtcttgtgacgggccaggagtgataaagaaagtggaagagcgagtggatgagagtacgagtgacgaagttgatttggttgtgataagtaagtgaaagaagtggaagacacaggataaggataaacctgaggacaagaataagaagggggctgaggaaaagaagaagactaagggaaagaaagtTAGTAAGGGTAACGGAtgggatgagactaggactgaatacattgaggaaagggctgagagtaatttggatagtggtgagtggaaacaggtgggtagaaagaagaagggcaAGAAGGGTGTAGTCAAGtttatggacgtgagtatggaagtggatttgctggattcggaagagggaaagaagggtcagaatggaaatAGCGAAagtggtagtagggacataggggactttttaaaggaatatgagaagtgttgtgaggctaagtatggggataacaagagagtctgggcaatagagttaggtagctttttgatgggattttgttgagtatgtatggggtaatgatgagtgtagggaatgtgccgtatgagagtgtgaaagccaggattgtagaacaggcaaagaggataaagagtagcgttagatataggagaaagcaagattttgaagaggcaagaaagAATGTTGGTGAActgttgtcgatgtatgtgtgcaggttagaaacgttagctaggaaaaagtttggggacgaagggataaatgagtgtaaggagttagtgcgaaagttgttggcgacggTACCAGTTCATAAATctgaaacataaggagaaaatgtgatggacagatgaaaggttgacatggaacgacattttagagatagtagaggattatgagctagataggtgtatgaaagagagtagaagtgctagtgttaggactgaagtagctgaggttatgccagagtttaagagctatagggaggcagttttagaagggccaaggctaatggcagagcgagtggttgataggagcgttagggcaagtaatgtgagtgtagttagccctaaaagaggtaggagtgcgagtgttggaagaatagggtcagttagttgtgagcgagaacagtagtgttacaggtgtggtaaggtaggacacaagaagaatgaatgccGGTGGGCTTTAGGAGTGTGTTTCGGGtttgggcaaacagggcatttagtgagcgagtgtaaggaaggtagggatattaaatgttacaggtgtggacaggtagggcacatagctagtggatgttggggtactcgtatgaacgtggtttgcggcaactgcgggaagaacgggcattatgctaggatgtgtaaagaacagcgcgcgaaatgtgttgaatatggaatggaaggtcatgtagcgagtgtgtgtaggcaaaagaggatgagtcaggctgggaattcgggaaactagaagttaaggggattcagttgggtgggtcctctagtattcGACAGTATAttcgggagaatgtgatgagtgagtggtttgaagtaaataaatgtgagccgagcatcagtgagcaaatgggtctgggagatcagcagttagtgttggttgtgtatggaagaaagtggaagaaggaaaggaaagggaatgaaagggggaaatgtgagctgcatgatagaggggttagtgttagggtaaaaatggtggataaggcatgtaataaggatgactttgaggggaggaatgatacatatagcgtgggtgggtttgaattgtcaaggtttagtgaagtttcaccaggaagggcaTCAGGTGGTAAAGAtgtggttggcagtatgaatgagtctcttcgggagtttggcaggagtgtaaatgaggtaagtgatttggtggcagagttacgagtgATATTGAGACAAGAATTGGAAGGGGTAAATGAGATAGTGATTGGGATTTGgaaggatggtagtgagggagatggtaatgggagtctgactggaagtggtctgggagaagttgatggcggtgtaactgagagtgtgtatgagagccctcaaacaagatccagggggcctgcatccgagcatctgtgggtgttgcggaaggctatttagtgtgggtgttgtgagtgtaaggagatgttgtcaaatgtaacaggggaggaaatatggaggagttatgggagttccatttgacgtcctagagagagagagagagagagagagagagagggtaattggctgttggtgagttctgagttgtctgctggtgcagctggaattagttgttagagttctgtgtttcagTCAGTTTTTGGTCAGAATCGGTGATGATTGGTAGTGTCGGCAGTGGTCTGTGaagtgttgaaggcattgaaagtcagttgagttttgtgttttgttgttgtaaagttgatattgtttgctttagagttgttgtgcccatgcagttggatttgttgtgcttatgagtttttgttgagttatatgtgagttgttgtggttgagctgttgtgattttttggtgttgttggtgggtgtgagtgttggcttgttgtgttgttgattttttgtgttgtaagtgattgtttgtgcagtggtcttttgttgtggtccttgggtgttagtgttgttgggttgtggttcttggttgttgtctttgttgttgttggcatCTCTGCGACCTCGACCGGCAGACAGCTCaaatagcccggagtatctggagttgggtgagtacatgtgtttgtgttttttgttgttctgtgtaggtaggtcaattctCCTGCGTGTATTcggtagtgtaaagaggaaagtgtgactgagggtgggtttggtagctgGATGATTCGGTTtatgtgtggggtgggggggggggggtgttacggactccgagatctcagagacaatgttacggtgtcgaaatatcctggttaaaggtcgactcaatgttacagcctctgagagaggtccgcttcaggttcaatatgaaataataaaaaaaaatatttcaacaccaacagttgaaactggggatacgaatatagaaagaaacactaacacaacaaaggtttatttacaagcttactaacaaaggtaaatgcagaatagtatctcctatttacataaaaagacagaatcttacactgcatgaactgggcgaaacagtgaggtaattcgaaTACTTGCTACCCAGCAAACACACAAGTATTGGTCATACATTGACCCATTGCCGGAGATCCAGACTTTCGGGCATTGGTACAAATGATCAGTAGCATCGGTCCAGTTTATATCCATTATCCGTTTGCACACCGGGCCCTTAATGGCACTGTGTTGTAAGAATGTTGGGGCAATTCATGTAATCCCTAATCACGCCAATGCGTGTGTTGGACCAGTAGTGGAACAACTCTGGACTACCAACTTTACTATTTTGGGCAAATACTGGTACGATTACCAGTATCCAATTTGTTTCATTATGGATTGCCAGATAATTCCAATGCATGATATGAAAGAATTAAATGTGATATCTATGTACATCACTCTGCTGTATCTAAAGcttgaaaataaactatacaatgAAAAAACGGAATCCTTTGGCGGTTTTGTTCAGTGGTCTTAGACACGTGGTCGAACCCCACTGGAAGAAATGTTAGAAGCTTGATCTCCTTACTTTACCTTTTTTCAGCACTATAGTTACATGCATAAAAcattgtatagtttattttcaaactttagcTACAACAGGGTGATGTACATAGatataaaacatttctttcatagtCTTCCGGACAAAACGTATACCCTTATGTATCTGTATGTTGCAATATTcatctaaatttattttgataaagtagTATAGGGTGATGTGGCAAGTATTTagatattgacaaaattatttttgaaaataatttaaacactTTTATGCAAACATATATCAGTCAATAGAAACAAATCAATACTCTTTTAAAAACTGTTCTGTGATCAAGTATTGTGGCTGTCatgtaaacaataatttcaataaatgcattaacacataaaaaaaaatgggattccATTATACTGGtgtttaacatcaaaatacatagtcacaattaaatttttattagaagGCAACAAATGGTTaacaaaacagttgcagtaactagtaccatatatatacatgaaacacCCACTGCATTCTCTATATCTCACTACATACTACATAAAGTCTCCTTAATTGTTTAATATATCTGAtttctatatacaatattttacaaaagcTAGCTGATGATGTagtcaaggaaattataaatattcatggatTTCTGTCTAATGTTTGTTGTGACTTCGTGCAAGATGGTAcatccatttaattaaaaaaaagtaatgcaggAACACAAATTGCCATTCATTAAGTACAGCACTGTATGTACTAGATAAATGGATGTAGCATCTTGCATGATGTCACAACAACATTAGACAGAAAAGAAATGATACTTCTCTACatcaaattattcatttaaatataataaaaaatattcatttaaatattataaaaatctaatcaaAAGAGCCTgacaataataagataaatttgagtgataaacaaattacatgaatatttataatttccttgacaACAGTCAGCAGAAGTGCTCTACATTATATTCGTTCTGGATCCCCACCAGAATTAGGTTGAGCTGAATTGGGATTCTCATCTTGACTTTGCTGACTGTGCAAGTCTTTCGGTCTCTTCCTTCCCAAGTATCTGTCACATGCATTTCTTAAATAAATCATCATTGTTTTCCCTACTTCAGTTCCATCAGTTGATAACTGTCTCTTGTTCACCAGAATATCTGAAAAGGATAATCAATATTAGTAAATTGCACATCTGCAGTACTATGCATAGTCCAACAATATAAAAGCCTTTATATTCAGTTACTTATACCACTATTATTACAATTTGAGTTAAAATCTAAGTTAGAAAAGCATAAACCTCTAAACCCAAGGGGTCGAATAGGAAAAGTAACCCTTTACAGGAAGGTAAAAGTGGACAAGAAAAAAATGGTGCAACTTTGTGTACTCTCAAGCAAGTGAACTCAAATCCAAGACAGTGGAAGACATTGGTACAGAGGCTATGGCAGTATCCAACTTTAGAAGTTTTGATGTCAAAGTATTAATTCATTTAAAGGGTTAACAATTAAGGTTTAAGTCCTTTTTAACTTTGTGGGATTTGATTTTGGTGTTAACCCCTGCCAAGGCTAAATGATAATGGCACTTATGGTTTCTGTGCTTTAACATTACACTGCACTTTTATAATGGATTACTTTGCATTACTTTTAAACCTTACTGAATGTGTGGATGAAATACAAATGCAACTCATGTTTGAGGTTTCACATACAgtacttatatttttaatatctacCAGCATCCATGGCACTTCACTGCATCTGCATCCCCATCTAAAAGCTAGCAATAGGCAGTACTACAAAGTGCCAATTTACACACTGCAAAAGCCATACCCTACACCTAACAGCATTATACAGCACTCACTTATCATAATTCCACACAATGTCGTGTTCTTGAACCCTTTCTTGCATGTATTTGTTTTCGTCTTCCAGCCAAGACGACCTTCCCAGTTGAACTCATACTGGAGTCCACTTGTCATGCAGAAGTCAATCATGGTTTTGACTGCTGCTTTGACAGTTGCTCCCCCAAGAATCTGGAGTCGATGTACCTAGAAATAACATTCAGTAAGAATGGTTATACGAAAGTTTTTGATAATCATTAGTAATGAAATAATTCTACACACTATGGCCTTTTCTTATCTTTAGTAATGTCAAAGTAAAAGTTTTCAGTACTGAAGCGTAATAAACATCATTGTGCATATCACGGTAACTGACATATAGCTTACCAGTGACTTTCTAAGGGCACTGTCCCCATTTATCTGTTGTTCAAAGTCCTCAAAGTCTACATATTTTTGTATTGGTAGCAATCCATCCAGCAGGGATAAATCAGGTCCAGTGGGTGCAGCAGCCTGAGTTTGTTTCAAATGTTTGATGGTACCTGTCATTATTTCCAGTGACTTCTGCTGATCTTGCACCCTACTCTCCAATTTTGTCACGGTCATCACAAGAGGTCGCATCACTTCCACCATAAGAGGTCGCATCACTTCCACCATAAGAGGTCGCAAGGctgaaaaagaaatcaatattttCCTAGTTAGCACAAATCTCTTTTCATAAATAGCTTCACCAACACAGGAAATAAAAGCTGATTTTATTGGTTACACAGGTAccatctgatttacaatattcaatttactgaaaaattgagGAAACTGTCAACAGATACTCTTTGGAAAtctgtataagcaaaaataaaaaaggttgatagccccacacacacacacagattgccaAGCAATTAGTAAGCTAGGAGAAGACAACGAAGTATATGGACAACAGTTAGGAAAGCATACACTCTAATCATGCATTCCCTCCTCATTAATAAAACCATTGTGCAGGGATGTACAAAAGAGTTAACAGTAACATATtcaagtatatcagtatgtaaaCTGTACCATTTTCCAAGTCAGATCGTGATATTGTTTTAGGTAGTATCtgcattgatgatgatgatgatgctcgtGTTG carries:
- the LOC135223088 gene encoding high mobility group nucleosome-binding domain-containing protein 5-like, with product MEGLKEMEWLKEELWLGGKAKERLEVENERLRVECEELKSELEEMRGMLRSAKVEMKEEVKRAEERMVEKMDKKFGDKDKPEDKNKKGAEEKKKTKGKKVSKGNGWDETRTEYIEERAESNLDSGEWKQVGRKKKGKKGVVKFMDVSMEVDLLDSEEGKKGQNGNSESGSRDIGDFLKEYEKCCEAKLETLARKKFGDEGINECKELVRKLLATVPVHKSET
- the LOC135222770 gene encoding uncharacterized protein LOC135222770 is translated as MEMEDFAVVVFEDSVMGDEVELVPTCWLKEGEKKCSWPTFKNNWKVTKAVKDKIKPDDAWSIHSVRVLTKCKDYICGRLLARRAENDSDVQSDGNYGRGQRRIKPVCNDSDDDSDLSLPEPQPKKSRLPEPPAIEDEEETRSPGCSRKLSAINSWSTRASSSSSMQILPKTISRSDLENALRPLMVEVMRPLMVEVMRPLVMTVTKLESRVQDQQKSLEIMTGTIKHLKQTQAAAPTGPDLSLLDGLLPIQKYVDFEDFEQQINGDSALRKSLVHRLQILGGATVKAAVKTMIDFCMTSGLQYEFNWEGRLGWKTKTNTCKKGFKNTTLCGIMINILVNKRQLSTDGTEVGKTMMIYLRNACDRYLGRKRPKDLHSQQSQDENPNSAQPNSGGDPERI